TAGAAGCTATACCAGACACCTTTTTTCTTTTCGATAGTGAAGGTAAAATTATGGATTATCACACTTTACAAGTTGAAAGCCTCTACGTACCACCTGAAGCATTTTTAAATAAGTACTTGCATGAAATTTTCTCATCAGAATATTCAGATGGTTTTATAGCGGCAATTAGAGAGGCAATCAGCACAAATCAAACTACGACTATTGAATATGAATTGCTCATTCAAGATGTTATGCGTCAATATGAAGCTCGGTTTGTATCCTGTGATCAAGAGCGAGTGGTTGCAATCGTCAGAGATATTACAGATCGTAAGAAAGCTGAGGAAAAGCTTATTGATATTGGTATTCACGATGCATTAACAGGTGTGTATAATCGTTATTACTTTGAACAGGAACTATCAAGAATCAAAAATAGCTCGCTAAACAACCTTTACGTTGGTATGTTTGATTTAGATGGACTTAAGCTTATAAATGATACCATGGGTCATGAACAAGGAGATACTTATTTAATTGCTACAACTGAAATTATTAGCAAATCATTTCCTGATACTAGCGTTATTTCAAGAATTGGAGGAGATGAGTTCTGTATATTGCTTTCCAATATATCAGAAGACGATATTAGCCAATATCTTAAAAATTTGTCTGAGGAAATTGATAAATATAACCTTGTGGAACGTATTATCCCAATTAGTATTTCTCATGGTTATGTCTTTAATAAAAAGAGCTCAATGGACATCTTAGAAATGGTCATGCAGGCAGATAATCGTATGTACCGTCAAAAATTACATAGACGTCAAAGCATGAAAAGCGAAGTGGTTCAGACCATGAAAAATATGTTAGAAGCACGAGATTTTATTACTGAAGGACATGCAAGTCGAATGGAAATATTGGCGGTACAACTAGCAACAGCAATAGGTATTCCTGAGAAAGATCTTGCAGATATTAAATTACTGGCACAATTTCATGATATAGGAAAAGTTGGTATTCCAGATCATATCCTATTCAAACCAGATAGATTGACTGAGGAAGAATTTGAAATCATGAAACGTCATACAGAAATAGGCCACCGTATTGCAGAGTCCTCGATAGACTTATTACCAATAGCGGAGTTTGTTTTGAAGCATCACGAATATTGGAATGGCCGTGGTTATCCTTTTGGTATTGAAGGTATAGAAATCCCTATTGAGTGCAGAATATTGTCAATAGTTGATGCCTTTGATGCTATGACGAATGATAGACCTTATCGCAAAGCGTTACCCAAAGAGGTTGCCATTGAAGAGCTTAAGCGTTGTTCAGGAACTCAATTTGATCCTACACTTGTTGAAGAATTTATTCGAATAATTTCTTCTTAGGTTAGTAGGTTTATAACATAATTCTATTTATTTGGAGGAGCACTTTCATGAGTGAAATAAAACAAAATACTGAGCTTGCATTGGATATAGTAATGAGTGATAGAACAAAAAACAGATCCCAAAAGCAAAAAGAAGCCTTGATCAATAGGCTAAGTAGGGTGGAGGGACAAATAAGAGGAATCAAAGGAATGATAGAAAAAGATGTATATTGCGATGACGTTTTACATCAAATATCAGCCGCCCAAGCTGCTTTAAAATCTGTAAGTAAGCTTGTACTTCATAGTCATATGAAGAGCTGTGTTATTGAAAGAATCCAATCAGGAGATAATGAAGTCATCGATGAGTTATTAGACACAATTGGTAAAATGCTTTAGTAACAGAAAGTATCAAATTGGTCTTATTATTAGGGAGAATAGATGAAAGAAATAGGCAAATTAATCAGTGAAATGATCCAATATTATTCAGGAGATGTTAAGCGGATAAGTCATTTTTTAAAGGTATATGCTTTGGCAAAAGCAATAGGGGAAAGTGAAGAATTAGATAGCGTAAAACAAGAAATACTAGAAGTAGCAGCTGTTGTTCATGATATTGGAATCAAAATTAGTGAAATAAAATATAATTCTAGCGCAGGACATTATCAAGAAGTTGAAGGACCTATAGTAGCCATGGAATTATTAAAAAAATTAGAATATAGTGAGGAATTGATTTCTAGAGTGTGTTTTTTAATTGCAAATCATCATACTTATAATGACATAAAAGAGAGCGATCATCAAATACTTGTAGAGGCCGATTTCTTAGTTAATATTGGAGAAGAGGGAATTTCGGTAGAAGGGATTAAGAAAATTCAGGAGAAAATATTTAAGACGTATACTGGATTGAAGTACTTAAGTAATATGCATATGTCATAATAATTTAATGTTTGGGTAGGTGTTTAATAAATTTAATGAACTTAATATGGCATTATCTCAGACAGTCGACAAAAGCGTTTTTTCTGATAAGTGTATTGATTATTGGCAGTAAGTGTTCATTTTTCTGGTCTTACCCTTCGGCTGGTCAGGCGAAAAATGAACACTTACTGCCTTTTGTATTTATTTTGAAGAAAAAATGCTTTTATCTCTGTTTTGTTAATTGACAATTAAGTCAATGTTACAAAACCTACGCATTTGCTAGGGTTTCGTAATCGAAGGTAAACTTCGCTTGCACATCAGTGGGGCGACTAATTCCATTCGGTTAAATTGTCAACAACCTGAGGAAATGCCCTTTATATAGCATTTCTTTTTTGGTATTTTTATATTGATGATAGTTTCTATTTTATAACCAACCTCTTAATCTTAAAGGTTTTGCTAAACGTTGGATTGCAATCATATAAGCTGCCTTACGCATATCTGTTCCTTTTTCTACGCTTAGTTCATAAATACTCTTGAAGGCTTCAACCATTTTTCGCTCTTGTTTATCTTGAATTTCATCAAAAGTCCAGTAGTAATGATAAAGATTTTGAACCCACTCAAGGTAGGAAACCGTTACACCGCCTGCATTTGCAAGAATATCAGGGACGATATAGATGCCTTTCTCAAGAAGATATTTTTCAGCTTCAGGAGTTGTTGGACCATTGGCACCTTCAACAATAATATTTGCTTTTATTAATTTTACATTTTGGCTGGTAATGGCATTTTCTAAAGCACAAGGTGCAAAAAGATCACATTCTTGCTCAAAAGCAGCTTCACGTGGTAACTCGATGCAACCATCATTTTGGTAACCTTCTAGGGATGTGTTAAGGGCTGTATAATTCATGGCATGTATCACATCAATGCCGTGTTCATTTTTTATACAGCAGGTGCTATCAGATATAGCTACAATTTTAGCTCCTAAATTTTGCATGTATTTAGCTGCATAGCTACCAACATTACCGAAACCTTGAACAACAACTTTTAAGTCTGAAAAGTCTAGGTTCTTAACCTTGGCAGCTTCTCTTGCCATAAGTGCAACTCCATAACCAGTCGCTTCTTTACGTCCGAGACAACCTCCAAGCTCTATGGGCTTCCCAGTAAAAACAGCTAGTAAGGTTTGTCCAACACCTCGTAATTGAGAATATTCATCTACCATCCACGCCATGATTTGACCATCCGTGCCAACATCAGGTGCTGGTATATCGCGCTTTTCTCCAATGATCGGGGTAATGGCCTTAGCATAACCTCTCGAAAGGTTTTCTAATTCTCTATTTGACAATAGTTTTGGATCAACAACTACGCCACCTTTAGCACCACCATAGGGGAGACCAACAATAAGACACTTGAAAGTCATCCAGGTTGCCAAAGCCTTAACTTCATCTTTAGTAACAGCGGGATGAAACCTGATTCCACCTTTTGTAGGGCCAGGAGCATCATTGTGTTGAACTCGGTATCCTACAAACATTTTGGTTGTACCATCGTCCATTTTTACAGGAATTGAAACTTCTAGAACTCTCTCTGGTTCTGAAAGTAAGTAATACAGCTCATCACTTTCTCCAAGAGCATCACAACCTTGTCGAATCTGTTTTTGTACAATCTCAAATGGGTTTAAAGTTTTTTCAAGCATAATTCTAGCCTCCAATAGTATCGATCTAGGTATATATTTTCATGGTAACACTTTCTACTATAATTGTAAATACTTTACAAACCTTATAAAAAATTTAAGAATAATATGTTAATATTGCCCTATTGATAACTTGATAAACGAATAAGTAGAATATAGATAGTGTTACCATTTATACAGAATTAAAACTAAAGGTAGCATCATTAACTGCACAGCAGAGAAATATTAATATTAATTTATACAAGTATATATGATATACTAGAGCTGTAAAGAGATATGATTTTAAATAAAACATGATAAACTGTATTGTTTTATTTCCATACGTTATTAAGCAAGTTGGTTTGAAAAAACTTTATAAGTGATAAAAAAGAATTAGTGTATAGATTAATTAGTACGGAAAAACAACGTTAATATGACATTTCTCAATAGGAAATTATGATGAATAACTTTGGAGGATGATCAAAAGTGAAATTTACAATAATAGGAAGTGGAGGCTGTGTTGCATTGCCTAAACCGCTATGTATGTGTGCTGTTTGTATAGAGGCAAGAGAAAAAGGAAAGCCCTACTCAAGATTTGGATGTAGTTTATTTTTAGAAGATTTAAATTTATTGGTTGATACACCGGAAGATGTTGTACATGCACTCAATTTTGCAAATGTCATGCAAGTTGATACTGTACTATTTAGTCATATGGATCCTGATCATACACTTGGCATGAGAGTTTTTGAACATATGCGTATTAATTGGTTTGGAATTTCTGAAGGACAGGAATGCGATAATCCAATTAATGTGTTTGCAATGGAACATGTTATGTCAGATATCAATTCCATACGGTCTATAAGAGGAGGGTATTTAGATTATTATGAAAGTGTTAGAAATTTAATAAAAAGAAATGTAGTGAAAAATACACTTAATCTAGGTAACATAAAGATAACCTTCATTAAAGCAGATTCGGCTACCGTTTTTGTATTTGAGCAGGGCGAAAGCAAAGTTATACATGCTCCATGTGACATTAAACCATTTCCAGCAGATGACATATTTAACAATGCAGATGTTTTGGTTATTGGTAGTACCTTTGTTGGAGAAATACTTAAGGATGGATACATCTTAAAAGAAGGTAATCCTATACGAGAAGAATTGTTTAGTATGAATGAAATCGAAAGTTTAAAGAACCAATATAACATCAACAAAGTTATAATTACCCATATTGAAGAAGATTGGGGTAAATCATATGATGATTACGTTGAACTGCAGAATCACTATAACGAAATTTATTTTGCTTATGATGGAATGGCTTTTGAATTATAAAAAACACTTATATAAATTATTTAAATTAGAGACTGGAGTAGAATTATAAATCTATAGATTTGGGAGTGTATTTTATGAACCTAAATATTTATGAAATAAAAGATAATTGCAGAAAAAACCTAAGTAAATACACAATAAAGGCCTTTTCCAATATACCCAAAATCGAAAATCCATTCATATTAGACTTGGGATGTGGAACTGGTGTACCAACAATAGCTTTAACTGAAATAAGCAACGGTTATGTCTATGCTGTTGACTCGGATAATTCATGTTTATTATGGTTAAGAGAAAAAATCATTGCATTAGACTATTCAGATAGAATTAAAGTAATTCATGCATCTGTTATTGATTCCACTTTATTTTTCCGAAAATTTGATATAATCTTGGCAGAGGGCTTACTAAATGTAATTGGTTTTGAAAAGGGCTTGGATACTATGATGACATACCTAAAACCAAACGGATATTTAATAATTCATGATGAACTATTTAATAAAATTGAAAAACAAGCTATTTTTAAAAAACATAATTTAGAATTACTAAATTCATTTGTATTAGATGAAAATGTGTGGTGGAATGATTACTACAGCTGCTTAGAAAAATCCATTAATAATAAAAATAATGATTCATTATTTGAACAAGAAATCAATGAAATATCTGAGTTTAAAATGAATTCAAAGAAATTTACTTCAATTTATTATATTCTACAAAGCAAGAGCAAATATTACTAGGAGGAGGACAAAATGAGAGAAAACATTTCAAGATTTGATGAAATAAGCACAGCAGAACAATTAATCAATTACTTAAAAAGCAGCAGAAGACTTGAAAATAGTTCTTATTTATATCATTATACAAAACTTGAGAATGCCTTACTAATTATTAAAAATAGACGATGGCATTTATCATCTGCGCTACATATGAATGATTTGCTTGAGTACAAAAATGGAGATCCAGCAAGATGGAAGAATATCTTTAGTGTTAGTTATATGGGCGAAAATAGGGAAAGCATAGGTATGTGGAGTATGTATAGTCAGCCCTGGGAGAACGGTGTGAAAATAGCGATCCCTAAAAGTGTCATGCTAAAATGGGTGAAAGGGATAAGGAAAGCATATGAAGTTGATGCTAGAACACAGAAGGAAAATGGGCGAGTGATTCTACTTAAGGAGGGCCAAATTTTTTGTTCTGCGGTGGCATATTGCAATACAGATAGTCGTGAACTAAATACAGAGGAGGAATTGACAACATGGAGTACAGTCCATAACAAAATTCTAAAAAATGTTGCTAACATTCCTGAATTGACTGGTTATGTAAAAAATGAAGCCTGGTCATATGAAAAAGAAATACGCCTCCGAGTAGAGTTTGAAAATTCAAATGGTTTTTCCAAGATTGCAGTTGAAATTCCAGAAGAAGTGATCGACTCAATAATCATTACAGCGGGCCCTTTATTTGAAGGAAATTTAAAGGACAAAATTCAGGAAACAATACAAAGAAATATTGCAGTAGATAATAGTTTGTTTGCAAATCGATTTAAGATGAAGACAATATGTGAGAGTTGTGATTACAAAATTGCTTCGCTCCAATATCTATGTATTTAAACTTAACCCATAAGCTATATTAGTGCTTCGGGGGATTTATATCCTTGTGATTTTGTTGCTATGAACTTTGGTAATGTTACTTAATACAAGTGTACGTTAATTATGGAAGGATATGAATTCAGTAATAGGCATCCCTAAAATAGGATGTTTGGCACTACAGGTGAATAGAAATGTTTATAAGTTAGCAGAAGGGAATTTATCTTTAGAGAAAACTCTTTCTGAACAAATTTGTTTGAGAAATAAATCAAAAAGGTTCCCACAATATTATAGATCATTGCATTGATTTGTTTGATTTTAAAATTGATTGTGCAAAACGTAAACTTTTTATTTGTTCTATTACGTTCGTGATAATTGCGTATGTTATCCAATATATTAATGTAATTTTTATGGTATAATGGAGGTGTTTACGACACGAGTGCCACAAATATAATAGTTAAGCGAAATAATCAATTAGGCTTTTATAAATTTACTTATAATAACGTATTAAATGTGGAGGAAAAAATGAAAAAAACTAGATCAATTTTAACTTGCATTATTTTTTTGCTAAATATAACGATACTACCACTTAACTATGCTAATGCCGATTCTAA
This sequence is a window from Firmicutes bacterium HGW-Firmicutes-1. Protein-coding genes within it:
- a CDS encoding histidine kinase, translating into MRKKSNFIVLLIMLILFCSYQINGKEETRTIQVVMDDNYPPYSFRNGNGELQGIAIDQWTLFENKTGIKVEITAMEWSLAFESMAKGEYDVIDTISYNEEREAFLDYTTAYATIEVPIFFHENIAGITDIESLKGFTVAAKKGDNSIYMLNRNGINNIQVYHSAEEVVTAARDKEIVIFVLGKPPALYYLYKMGIEEDFNYSTSLYTSQFHRAVKEGNTTLLNDLNAGFSKISKAEYENIDNKWMGTANSSVNNSKVFKTFMIFIAITSSITFLLLFWNRTLHSKVVEKTMELSNTIEELKKSEARGKALLEAIPDTFFLFDSEGKIMDYHTLQVESLYVPPEAFLNKYLHEIFSSEYSDGFIAAIREAISTNQTTTIEYELLIQDVMRQYEARFVSCDQERVVAIVRDITDRKKAEEKLIDIGIHDALTGVYNRYYFEQELSRIKNSSLNNLYVGMFDLDGLKLINDTMGHEQGDTYLIATTEIISKSFPDTSVISRIGGDEFCILLSNISEDDISQYLKNLSEEIDKYNLVERIIPISISHGYVFNKKSSMDILEMVMQADNRMYRQKLHRRQSMKSEVVQTMKNMLEARDFITEGHASRMEILAVQLATAIGIPEKDLADIKLLAQFHDIGKVGIPDHILFKPDRLTEEEFEIMKRHTEIGHRIAESSIDLLPIAEFVLKHHEYWNGRGYPFGIEGIEIPIECRILSIVDAFDAMTNDRPYRKALPKEVAIEELKRCSGTQFDPTLVEEFIRIISS
- a CDS encoding CsoR family transcriptional regulator, whose translation is MSDRTKNRSQKQKEALINRLSRVEGQIRGIKGMIEKDVYCDDVLHQISAAQAALKSVSKLVLHSHMKSCVIERIQSGDNEVIDELLDTIGKML
- a CDS encoding phosphohydrolase, translating into MKEIGKLISEMIQYYSGDVKRISHFLKVYALAKAIGESEELDSVKQEILEVAAVVHDIGIKISEIKYNSSAGHYQEVEGPIVAMELLKKLEYSEELISRVCFLIANHHTYNDIKESDHQILVEADFLVNIGEEGISVEGIKKIQEKIFKTYTGLKYLSNMHMS
- a CDS encoding glutamate dehydrogenase; its protein translation is MLEKTLNPFEIVQKQIRQGCDALGESDELYYLLSEPERVLEVSIPVKMDDGTTKMFVGYRVQHNDAPGPTKGGIRFHPAVTKDEVKALATWMTFKCLIVGLPYGGAKGGVVVDPKLLSNRELENLSRGYAKAITPIIGEKRDIPAPDVGTDGQIMAWMVDEYSQLRGVGQTLLAVFTGKPIELGGCLGRKEATGYGVALMAREAAKVKNLDFSDLKVVVQGFGNVGSYAAKYMQNLGAKIVAISDSTCCIKNEHGIDVIHAMNYTALNTSLEGYQNDGCIELPREAAFEQECDLFAPCALENAITSQNVKLIKANIIVEGANGPTTPEAEKYLLEKGIYIVPDILANAGGVTVSYLEWVQNLYHYYWTFDEIQDKQERKMVEAFKSIYELSVEKGTDMRKAAYMIAIQRLAKPLRLRGWL
- a CDS encoding MBL fold metallo-hydrolase; amino-acid sequence: MKFTIIGSGGCVALPKPLCMCAVCIEAREKGKPYSRFGCSLFLEDLNLLVDTPEDVVHALNFANVMQVDTVLFSHMDPDHTLGMRVFEHMRINWFGISEGQECDNPINVFAMEHVMSDINSIRSIRGGYLDYYESVRNLIKRNVVKNTLNLGNIKITFIKADSATVFVFEQGESKVIHAPCDIKPFPADDIFNNADVLVIGSTFVGEILKDGYILKEGNPIREELFSMNEIESLKNQYNINKVIITHIEEDWGKSYDDYVELQNHYNEIYFAYDGMAFEL